The genome window CAACCGCCTTGCGCTGTCCGGGGCGATCTTCCGCATCGACACCACGAACGCCCGCGTAACCCAGCCCGACGGCACCTACGCCATGGCCGGCAACCGCCGCATCAACGGCTTCGAAGTCGGCGCCTCGGGCAGCATCACCAAGGCCTGGCAAGTGTTCGGCGGCTACACGTTCCTGGACAGCGAAGTCCGCGACCTGGGCCGTGACACCGCGGCCGCCAGCGGCCAGGCGTTCCCCAACACCCCCAAGCACACGGCCACGCTGTGGACCACGTATGCCATCAACAGCGACTTCTCGATCGGCGGCGGCGTGTTCATCTCCAGCAAGCAATACGGCTCGAACGCGGCGGTGCGCCGTTACATCCCCGGCTACACCCGCTTCGACGCGATGGCGGCCTATCGGATCAACCGCAACGTCAGCCTGCAGCTGAATCTGATGAACCTGACCGACAAGCGCTACTTCACCACGACCTACTCGACGCACTACGCATCGGTCGGCGCGGGCCGCGCCGCGATCCTGAACCTCAACTTAAAATATTGACCCCCCCTACGCGCTTACGCGCGCCCCCCAGGGGGCGATGCGGGTGGACCGGCAAAGCCGGATCCACCGCATCCCTGGGAACTACCGGGCTGGCGGGGGGCGGCTATTCTGCGTGTCCTGGTTTGTCTGTGGGAGGTGCCTTGCGTAAGCAAGGCGCCTCTTTTCTTTTCCGCCCTACCCCGCTCCATGTGAGCCACGCTTCGCGACGTTGCAGGCCGTGTCCGGGGGCGCGGGGCCGCATGGGGCGCATTGGAGCCGCCGGCGTTCAGGTGCTTGGCGGGGAAGCAAGGGCGCAGCTGTTTGAGGGCGGCAGTAGGCACAGTCCGGGGGACTGTGCCCGCCCGAGTTCTGCGCCCGCCCCGCCAAGTGCCTGAACGCCGGGAAGTCCCGGCCAAAGGCCGGGACCGGCTCCGTTGCGCCCCATGCGGCCCCGCGCCCCCGGACACGGCCGTGTTTGGAACCCAAGTTCTTTGATGCACAATCCCATGAGTCCCATCAACACCCCCAAAACCATGGAGCCCATCTCTCCACAGCAACTGAACGCCGCCACCGCCGACGACCTGGCCGAGATCCTGCGCGGCCCGCGCGAGCGCGCCGCGGCGTGGGTACGGGCCGCGGCCGAGGGGGGCGTGGCCGAGGCCCAGGCGGTGTTCGGACAGATGCTGCTGGACGGCCAGGGCCTGCCCGTCGATCGGGAACAGGCCGTGTACTGGTTCAAGCGCGCCGCCGACGCCGACCATCCCATGGCCATGAACATGCTCGGCCAATGCCACCACCACGGCTGGGGCGTGCCGGTGAACCTCGTGCTGGCGACCTACTGGTACCGGCTGGCCGCGCAGCAGGGACTGGACTGGGGCATGTACAACTACGCCACCGCCCTGGCGCTGGGCGAAGGCGTTTCCACCGACCGGCCCCAGGCGCTGGCATGGTTCGAAAAGGCGGCGGCGCTGGGCCATGCGAAATCGATCAACATCATCGGCGGCTTCCACGAAGACGGCTGGGAAGTCCCGGTCGACAAACAGCAGGCCCTCGAACACTACCGCCGCGCGGCCGAGGGAGGCGACTTCCGCGGACAGTTCAACTACGCGCGCCTCTTGATCGAGCGCGGCGACATCGACGCCGCGCTGCCCTGGCTCGACCGCCTGCCCGCAACCGCCACCCCGGCCTTTCTCGCCAAGGCCCGCGCCTTCCTGGAACAGGTCGCCGACGCACGCGTGCGCGCCAAGGCCGCCGAACTGGCCGTACGCCCGGCCACGCGAGGTCCCGCCGCATGATGGCTTGGGCCATGCGCGGGTTCACGCTCGGCGTGGCGCTCCTGGTGGCGCTGACCTCGTGGGCCCTGTCGGCCTGGCTGCCCTGGCCCGCCGCCCTGCTGGCCGCGCTCGTGCTGGCCGTCGTCATCCACGCGGCGGTCGTCGCCCTGGGCTTCGCGCTGGCCAGGCTGCTGACCGACCGCGGCGGCCCCGCCGGCCCGCCCGGCTGGCTGGCCGCCATGCCCAAGGAAATCTACCTTTCCCTGCGCAACATGTACCTGGACATCCCGTGGCGGCACCGCTGGCCCATCCGCATGCCCGCCCATGCGCGCGGCGCCGTGCTGCTGGTGCACGGCTACGGCTGCAACCGCGGCGTCTGGCGCGACTTCGATACCTGGCTGGCTGCGCGCGGCTGGATCGTCGCCGCGCTGGACCTGGAACCGCCCCGGGCCGGCATAGACGGATTCGGCAAGCAGGTGGCCGCCGAGGCCGCCGCCCTGGTGCTGCGCACGGGCCACGAGCGAGTGACCGTGATCGCGCACAGCATGGGCGGCCTCGCGACGCGGGCCGCGCTGCGCGTCGTACCCGACGCGCCCATCGGCCACGTCATCACCCTGGGCACGCCGCACCGGGGTACCTGGCACGCACGCTTCGGGCGCGGGGAATGCGCGGCCCAGATGCTGCCCGACAGTCCCTGGCTGTGCGACTTGCAGACCGCCGAGACCCCGGCGGTGGCCAGCCGGTGCATCTGCATCGCCTCGCACCACGACAACATCGTCTGCCCCGTGGATCGCGCCTTGCTGCCGGGCGCCGCGGCCAGCCTCGTGGTGGCCCGTGTGGGACACATGGCCCTGGCCCACGATGCCGGCGTGCGGGCTTTCATCGAACAACGCCTGTCGGCCCTGCACGCCCTGGAAACGGCGGAAAGCGACGCGGCCTGACAACGGTCCGGCACCGTCACAAACACGTCATCGCGGCATGTTTCCATTCATTCCATGGAAACATCCTCCCGGCCAGCGTGACGACATCGCTCCCTACCCAATGGCGCACCATCTGGATCTCGGATCTGCATCTGGGAACCGCCGGCTGCAACGCCAGCCACCTGCTGGATTTCCTCAAGCACAACGAGGCCGAGACCCTTTATCTGGTCGGCGACATCATCGACGGCTGGCAGCTCCGCAAGAGCTGGACCTGGCCCCAGGCCCACAACGACGTGGTGCAGAAGGTATTGCGCAAGGCGCGCAAGGGGACGCGCGTCGTCTTCATTCCCGGCAACCACGATGAATTCGCCCGGCAGTTCATCGGCTATGCCTTCGGCGACATCCAGGTCCAGGAAGACGCCGTCCACGTCACGGCCGACGGCAAGCGCCTGTGGGTCACCCACGGCGACCAGTTCGACGGCGTGATCCAGCACAGCAAGTGGCTGGCCCACCTGGGCGACACGCTATACACCTTCGCGCTGTGGCTGAACCTGCACTTCAACCGCGTGCGCCGCCGCCTGGGACTGCACTACTGGTCGCTGTCCCAGTACCTGAAGCACAAGGTGAAGAACGCCGTGTCCTTCATCACCAACTTCGAGGACGTGCTGGTCAACGAGGCCAGGCGCCAGGGCTACGACGGCGTCGTGTGCGGCCACATCCACAAGCCGGAGATCCGGCATGTGGATGGGGTGCTGTACTGCAATGACGGGGATTGGGTGGAAAGCCTGTCGGCCCTGGTCGAGGACGAGCACGGCCAGCTGCAGCTGGTGTACTGGACCCATCTGACCGACGCGGGCGAGCCGGCGGCGGTCAAGTCCAGGCGGCGCCGGCCGCTGGAACTGCCCGCCCTGCCCTCGGCCTTGGCGCCCCGCCCCGCGCCCCAGCCGGCCCGCGAAAGCTCGCAGACCGAAACGGCCGACGTCTGACCCGCCCGAAGGCGGCGATCAGCGCCTGCGTCCCAGCACGATCACCGCGGCGCCGACCACGATGGCGGCCACGCCGGCCCAGGTGGGAATGGGAACCGTCTTCCGGGTATCGGCGGTGGCCTCGACCGGACCGACCTTGAGCAGCGTTTCTTCCGACGTGTACGAAAAGCCCTTGTAGCCCAGCGCGACCACGCCCAGCACGATCAGCAGCAGGCCGACGATGACGGATGCCTTCATATCTCCCCCTTTTTGGTGATGTGACGGCATCAAGATAACCGATGCCCGGCCGCCACGGTGGAGCAGCTAGCAATTCCTTACCTCTGGCACTGCCCTTGCCGATATGGCGGCTATTCGCCCCGGATCGGTGCAAAACTTTTATAATTAGTAATCGTTTTCATTTTCTTCTACCGAACGAGCACATGGCCATCCGCCTCTCCGAGCTACCTTACGGCCATGACGCCGCCGTCAACGCCGTCGAAGACGCCGCCCCGGCGGACCCCATTGCCGTGCGCCTGCGCGATCTCGGATTCGTGGCGGGCGAGCGCGTGCGCATCGTGGCGCGCGGCCCGATCGGAGCCGACCCCCTGCTGATACAGATCGGTTTCACCCGTTTCGCCCTGCGCCGCTCCGAAGCCGCGCGGGTCCTGGTCGAACCGCTCGCTTCCTGAATCCCGATGTCCACCACTACCTTGTCCAATCTGCGCGTTGCCCTGGTCGGCAACCCGAACTGCGGAAAGACCGCCCTGTTCAACCTGCTGACGGGCAGCCGCCAGAAGGTGGCCAACTATGCCGGCGTCACCGTCGAGCGCAAGGAGGGCCGGCTGGTCACGCCCTCGGGCCTGCAGGTCAGCGTGCTGGACCTTCCCGGCGCCTACAGCCTGCACGCCACCAGCCCGGACGAAGCCATCACCCGCGACGTCTGCATGGGCAACTTCGCCGGCGAGCGTCGGCCGGACCTGCTGGTGGCCGTGGTGGACGCGACCAACCTGCGCCTGCACCTGCACTTCGTGCTGGAACTGCAGCGGCTGGGGCTGCCCATGGTCCTGGCGCTCAACATGGTGGACGCCGCGGCCAAGCGCGGCATCCAGATCGATCGCGACAAGCTGCAGCAGGCGCTGGGCATTCCCATCGTGGAAACCGTCGCGATCAAGCGCGACGGCGCGGCGCAGTTGCTGGCGCGCATCGATGGCGACATCTCCGCCGTGCCAGCGGCGCAGCCGGCCGACGCCGACCTGCACCAGGTGGTCAACGGGCTGCTGCGCGAGGCCGTGTCGATGCCGCGGCGCACCGCCGCCATCGACGACGCCATCGACCGCTGGGTCCTGCATCCCGTGCTGGGGCTCGTCACGCTGGCCGTCGTCATGTTCCTGATGTTCCAGGCGGTGTTCTCGTGGGCCGAACCGCTCATGGACCTGATCGAGACCTCGGTCTCGTCCCTGGGTGCCTGGGTGGGCGGAACGCTGCCCGAGGGCATGCTCAACAGCCTGCTGGTCGACGGCATCATCGCGGGTGCCGGCAGCGTACTGGTGTTCCTGCCGCAGATCCTGTTCCTGTTCTTCTTCATCCTGCTGCTGGAAGAGTCGGGCTACCTGCCGCGCGCCGCCTTCCTGCTGGACCGCATGATGGTGGGCGCCGGCCTGACCGGGCGTTCGTTCATCCCGCTGCTGTCGAGCTTCGCCTGCGCGATCCCCGGCATCATGGCCACGCGCACCATCCAGGACCCGCGCGACCGGCTGGCCACGATCCTGGTCGCGCCGCTGATGACCTGCTCGGCGCGCCTGCCGGTCTACACGCTGCTGATCGGCGCCTTCATTCCCAGCCGCACGGTGCTGGGCATCTTCAACCTGCAGGGCGTCACGCTGTTCGCGCTGTACGTGGCCGGCATCGTCAGCGCGCTGGCGGTGTCCTGGGTCATGAAGCTGCTGCGCCGGGACACGACCGAACATTCGCTGCTGCTGGA of Pigmentiphaga sp. H8 contains these proteins:
- a CDS encoding tetratricopeptide repeat protein, which codes for MEPISPQQLNAATADDLAEILRGPRERAAAWVRAAAEGGVAEAQAVFGQMLLDGQGLPVDREQAVYWFKRAADADHPMAMNMLGQCHHHGWGVPVNLVLATYWYRLAAQQGLDWGMYNYATALALGEGVSTDRPQALAWFEKAAALGHAKSINIIGGFHEDGWEVPVDKQQALEHYRRAAEGGDFRGQFNYARLLIERGDIDAALPWLDRLPATATPAFLAKARAFLEQVADARVRAKAAELAVRPATRGPAA
- a CDS encoding alpha/beta fold hydrolase produces the protein MMAWAMRGFTLGVALLVALTSWALSAWLPWPAALLAALVLAVVIHAAVVALGFALARLLTDRGGPAGPPGWLAAMPKEIYLSLRNMYLDIPWRHRWPIRMPAHARGAVLLVHGYGCNRGVWRDFDTWLAARGWIVAALDLEPPRAGIDGFGKQVAAEAAALVLRTGHERVTVIAHSMGGLATRAALRVVPDAPIGHVITLGTPHRGTWHARFGRGECAAQMLPDSPWLCDLQTAETPAVASRCICIASHHDNIVCPVDRALLPGAAASLVVARVGHMALAHDAGVRAFIEQRLSALHALETAESDAA
- a CDS encoding UDP-2,3-diacylglucosamine diphosphatase; translated protein: MTTSLPTQWRTIWISDLHLGTAGCNASHLLDFLKHNEAETLYLVGDIIDGWQLRKSWTWPQAHNDVVQKVLRKARKGTRVVFIPGNHDEFARQFIGYAFGDIQVQEDAVHVTADGKRLWVTHGDQFDGVIQHSKWLAHLGDTLYTFALWLNLHFNRVRRRLGLHYWSLSQYLKHKVKNAVSFITNFEDVLVNEARRQGYDGVVCGHIHKPEIRHVDGVLYCNDGDWVESLSALVEDEHGQLQLVYWTHLTDAGEPAAVKSRRRRPLELPALPSALAPRPAPQPARESSQTETADV
- a CDS encoding FeoA family protein — its product is MRLSELPYGHDAAVNAVEDAAPADPIAVRLRDLGFVAGERVRIVARGPIGADPLLIQIGFTRFALRRSEAARVLVEPLAS
- the feoB gene encoding ferrous iron transport protein B produces the protein MSTTTLSNLRVALVGNPNCGKTALFNLLTGSRQKVANYAGVTVERKEGRLVTPSGLQVSVLDLPGAYSLHATSPDEAITRDVCMGNFAGERRPDLLVAVVDATNLRLHLHFVLELQRLGLPMVLALNMVDAAAKRGIQIDRDKLQQALGIPIVETVAIKRDGAAQLLARIDGDISAVPAAQPADADLHQVVNGLLREAVSMPRRTAAIDDAIDRWVLHPVLGLVTLAVVMFLMFQAVFSWAEPLMDLIETSVSSLGAWVGGTLPEGMLNSLLVDGIIAGAGSVLVFLPQILFLFFFILLLEESGYLPRAAFLLDRMMVGAGLTGRSFIPLLSSFACAIPGIMATRTIQDPRDRLATILVAPLMTCSARLPVYTLLIGAFIPSRTVLGIFNLQGVTLFALYVAGIVSALAVSWVMKLLRRDTTEHSLLLELPSYRIPNLRDVATGLVERARIFLARVGGIIMALTVLIWFLSSFPGPPEGATGPAIEYSFAGRIGEALQTVFAPIGFNWQISIALIPGLAAREVAVGALATVYALSAADDDAASTMLTPLIAAQWPLATAFSLLAWFIFAPQCLSTLAVIRRETNSWKVVALTAGYLFGLAYIASFITYQVTRMLT